One window of the Colletotrichum destructivum chromosome 6, complete sequence genome contains the following:
- a CDS encoding Putative chloramphenicol acetyltransferase-like domain superfamily — translation MHQTYPHSVRNQCEWTPASPRYYTREQDTREKLVLRQVRGIPGHINYCLTFCVKLRYTMSDAEAELRARGAWISLRCMQPSIGTFSEGAHMKVSVLEPGSVDAWTSDTFFVHASAESALALSSTLQPTTGMALHFLPRAKEVIMCASHEKIDGHGMVMLLDQLCNLMAFPSPPMFEDQAGRLSPPLDIAAEIGSASLEMWDWTADVLKEWKARAAHPLFMTTDRPGPAVKEVNTAFLTLSENDSAAISRSAALDGVSVNDLMNGALIMAVKQHGRFETGNWLGGVVKDARPLCKHPFNTREHAATVYFVTCPAYVENPKSILDAARQIRDQRLAFKRNPEALQIVQPILGITSAGGNQSQNQRPQKTPQAQVEYSGLGRLDGFLGQAHGDIEIVDFWMTVGHCTEAIGKHKLIHSRLGNLDQGRHCCKRANTSAVDTTFEFKNIRLVTLSSVSFTFHSNSTQEMTPSLIQSEVQRAILSTSCSGTRARPNDPSRSGYKLLMGCYKR, via the exons ATGCATCAAACCTATCCTCACTCGGTCCGAAACCAATGCGAATGGACCCCCGCGTCACCCCGTTACTACACTAGAGAACAAGACACTAGAGAAAAGCTTGTACTGCGACAAGTTCGTGGAATTCCGGGCCACATCAACTACTGCCTAACTTTTTGCGTCAAACTCCGATATACCATGTCGGATGCCGAAGCGGAGTTGAGAGCTCGCGGAGCCTGGATCTCGCTTCGATGCATGCAGCCGTCTATTGGAACCTTCTCGGAAGGCGCTCATATGAAGGTGTCGGTTCTTGAACCCGGCAGTGTGGATGCGTGGACCTCCGATACCTTTTTCGTCCATGCATCCGCTGAATCGGCGCTTGCCCTGTCCTCGACATTACAACCAACCACTGGGATGGCGTTGCATTTCCTTCCTCGGGCCAAGGAGGTGATCATGTGTGCCTCTCATGAAAAGATCGACGGTCATGGCATGGTCATGCTGCTTGACCAACTTTGCAACTTGATGGCGTTTCCATCCCCACCAATGTTCGAAGACCAAGCTGGACGACTTTCTCCTCCATTGGATATAGCTGCGGAGATAGGAAGCGCCTCCTTGGAAATGTGGGATTGGACTGCGGATGTGTTGAAAGAGTGGAAAGCTCGAGCAGCTCATCCCTTGTTCATGACCACAGATCGGCCAGGTCCTGCTGTCAAAGAAGTCAACACCGCCTTTTTGACCCTCTCAGAAAATGATTCGGCGGCAATTTCCAGATCAGCAGCCTTAGACGGCGTATCTGTAAACGATCTGATGAATGGTGCATTGATAATGGCAGTAAAGCAACATGGCAGGTTCGAGACGGGCAACTGGTTGGGCGGGGTGGTCAAAGACGCCAGACCATTGTGCAAGCATCCCTTCAACACCAGGGAGCATGCAGCAACGGTATACTTTGTTACGTGTCCAGCATATGTCGAAAACCCAAAATCCATACTGGATGCTGCCAGGCAAATCCGGGACCAGCGACTTGCGTTCAAGCGGAACCCAGAAGCGCTCCAAATCGTGCAGCCTATCCTCGGCATCACGAGTGCAGGGGGCAACCAGAGCCAAAACCAGCGCCCGCAGAAAACGCCTCAAGCACAAGTGGAGTATAGTGGGCTGGGAAGGTTAGATGGGTTTTTGGGGCAAGCCCACGGCGACATAGAGATCGTTGACTTTTGGATGACTGTTGGCCATTGCACAGAAGCCATCG GAAAGCATAAACTCATTCATTCGCGTCTTGGAAACCTTGATCAAGGGCGTCATTGCTGCAAGAGGGCAAACACATCAGCTGTAGACACAACATTTGAATTCAAAAACATTCGCTTAGTAACATTGAGTTCGGTCAGCTTTACGTTTCATAGTAACTCTACTCAGGAGATGACACCCTCTCTGATTCAGTCGGAAGTTCAGCGAGCCATTTTGAGTACTTCTTGTTCTGGAACACGTGCAAGGCCGAATGATCCGTCAAGGTCCGGCTATAAGCTGCTCATGGGCTGTTACAAAAGGTAA
- a CDS encoding Putative cytochrome P450 has translation MMSWIVTLSVRAAIYLLGLGLAYLVGSSIYNLYFHPLARFPGEAQYLAVPKIFGFPVNGRFCQTEENFRILTSIRISGNWPWEVEALHAKYGDIVRIGPNELSCVHPQSIKDIYGQPNINHPQFFRKFTTFYKQSDVGGSIGTEVDPHVHQGIRKRLAPGFSASALRKQGDIIVRHIDSLLYQISKQGNTQQGMNMSQWFMWLAFDVIADLSFGEELGTIEIGKTLLD, from the exons ATGATGTCTTGGATTGTCACCCTCAGTGTTCGTGCCGCTATCTACCTATTGGGACTA GGTCTTGCGTACCTCGTTGGATCATCCATTTACAATCTTTACTTTCACCCGCTCGCTAGATTTCCAGGTGAG GCCCAATATCTGGCCGTGCCCAAGATCTTTGGGTTTCCCGTCAATGGTAGGTTCTGTCAAACTGAAGAAAACTTCCGTATTCTCACCAGTATCAGGATCTCGGGTAACTGGCCTTGGGAAGTGGAGGCCCTACATGCCAAATATGGTGACATCGTGCGGATTGGTCCAAACGAGTTATCCTGCGTCCATCCTCAATCAATCAAGGACATTTATGGACAGCCAAACATCAACCATCCCCAATTCTTCCGCAAATTTACCACTTTCTATAAACAATCGGATGTTGGTGGGTCAATAGGTACAGAGGTTGACCCTCATGTCCATCAAGGCATTAGAAAGCGACTAGCTCCCGGGTTCAGCGCCTCTGCCCTTCGCAAACAAGGAGACATCATTGTCCGTCATATCGATTCCCTCCTGTACCAGATCTCGAAACAAGGGAATACCCAGCAGGGAATGAACATGAGTCAATGGTTCATGTGGCTTGCTTTTGATGTGATTGCCGATCTCTCCTTTGGCGAGGAGCTTGGCACAATCGAGATAGGCAAGACACTGCTAGACTGA
- a CDS encoding Putative cytochrome P450, giving the protein MANNTIIGISGSSLWEQLFSFGGLLFPALLLGAVVRVIRNQKARQRLTLPVVGKKTDTDFRSALGEGRQLYPDKAFALPSEPPIVILPHKLINKLKSAPESQLSADKEVCRRGLGQYTDLGTPMPELFHAIQVDLTRHVRDLVPIMQEEVTYAFDKNLHFDAGEEWKEVTAFVFIKRIVTIMNAVAFVGNHLSRNEEWQEIAYNYSSDLRRAFDALNGWHPWLRPIVHPFIFRRIGFNARRQRVADMLQPLMHESDMEAARGHSLMDFVRRRLGQARSEDSWHLARTQLRAALAGSDTVAQALTNAVFDIASTPDYATALHEELTSVTSSLPTGRWDMGMLRRMSKMDSLLRESARNYAPFLVAMGRITTSPLALDDGSVVPKDTTVYFDMYHAHRSSEVQHNTDTATYDGFRFSKLRENEGSPNKYLAATTGPDNLPFGHGAHSCPGRFFAVAEMKIVLAHLLLHYDIKIKSGERPKTSYWGIAVVMDRNAKVLVRKKQPHLG; this is encoded by the exons ATGGCCAATAACACAATCATCGGGATTTCTGGTAGTTCTCTGTGGGAGCAACTCTTTTCCTTCGGCGGTCTCTTGTTCCCTGCTTTGCTGCTCGGAGCAGTAGTCCGGGTGATTAGGAACCAAAAAGCACGGCAAAGGCTGACTCTACCAGTCGTTGGGAAGAAGACAGACACAGACTTCCGATCAGCGCTAGGTGAGGGTCGACAGTTG TATCCGGACAAGGCGTTTGCACTTCCGTCTGAGCCTCCCATCGTAATACTGCCACACAAACTGATCAACAAGCTCAAATCGGCCCCTGAGTCGCAGCTTTCCGCAGATAAAGAAGTATGTCGCCGCGGCCTGGGTCAGTACACCGATCTGGGCACTCCTATGCCAGAGCTGTTTCACGCCATTCAGGTCGACCTTACGCGCCATGTGCGGGATCTCGTTCCTATCATGCAAGAGGAAGTGACTTACGCGTTTGACAAGAATTTGCATTttgacgccggcgaagagTGGAAAGAGGTGACAGCCTTTGTCTTTATCAAACGCATTGTCACCATCATGAACGCTGTCGCTTTCGTGGGGAATCATTTATCAAGGAACGAAGAGTGGCAAGAGATTGCCTACAACTACTCCAGTGATCTTCGGCGAGCGTTTGACGCACTCAATGGTTGGCATCCGTGGCTTCGGCCAATCGTTCACCCCTTCATCTTCCGGCGTATTGGGTTCAATGCCAGGCGACAACGAGTGGCTGACATGTTGCAACCATTGATGCACGAGAGCGATATGGAGGCAGCTAGAGGCCATTCTCTGATGGACTTTGTTCGCAGACGTCTTGGACAAGCTCGATCCGAGGACTCTTGGCACCTTGCGAGAACGCAACTTCGTGCGGCTCTTGCTGGGTCAGATACAGTGGCCCAGGCTTTGACGAACGCCGTTTTTGACATTGCTTCAACGCCGGATTATGCTACTGCCCTTCACGAAGAGCTGACCTCGGTCACTTCGTCATTGCCCACGGGTCGCTGGGACATGGGGATGCTGAGGAGGATGTCGAAGATGGACAGTTTGCTGAGAGAATCTGCCAGGAACTACGCGCCATTTCTAG TTGCCATGGGCCGTATCACGACGTCACCGTTAGCCTTGGACGATGGGTCCGTGGTACCCAAAGACACTACCGTCTACTTCGACATGTACCACGCTCATAGATCATCGGAAGTGCAACATAATACTGACACAGCCACCTACGACGGCTTTCGCTTCAGCAAATTGCGAGAAAACGAAGGCTCTCCAAACAAGTATCTGGCAGCTACCACAGGTCCTGATAACCTGCCTTTCGGTCACGGGGCTCATTCCTGCCCAGGCCGGTTCTTTGCTGTGGCGGAGATGAAGATTGTTCTTGCACACCTTTTGCTTCATTACGATATCAAAATCAAATCCGGAGAAAGGCCCAAGACTAGCTACTGGGGAATTGCTGTGGTTATGGACAGAAATGCCAAGGTGTTGGTTAGAAAGAAACAGCCGCACTTAGGATAG
- a CDS encoding Putative mycotoxin biosynthesis protein UstYa, translating to MMFKFIKFKTSSQNYHSLPMAESDRNDHGDRSSNDSDLPLMDKELSCHKNEARTRGFLCNMKIAMKNPVFIVSFLFFQIGVGSLFLAWRHSHRFNARLKDISMHSPLLDQIQIPLVPRKSYAQYGMGGPEIWRAEPSEEVDKAWERVTAEYLFPVKESDIRAMRKDPSVVVPMPDSYKIDGETTYMAKSAVYHNIHCLDYIRKAVYRDHYYPNGTDDNPFHAYHTAHCIMILFEHLTCSGDPGVYLYRWMEEFNRPIADTNIWRQCWDFETVMEEHNERAVKDMTETDVRKPQGVKSVPAPDGVMNIIRNYQKTHPDYNPGQ from the exons ATGATGTTCAAGTTTATCAAATTCAAAACCTCGAGCCAGAATTACCACTCGCTACCAATGGCTGAATCAGACAGAAATGACCATGGCGATCGGTCCAGCAATGACTCCGACCTCCCCTTGATGGATAAGGAACTTTCTTGTCACAAAAATGAAGCCCGAACTCGAGGTTTTCTTTGCAACATGAAGATAGCAATGAAAAATCCTGTGTTTATTGTGAGCTTTTTGTTCTTCCAAATTGGAGTCGGAAGCCTTTTTCTTGCTTGGCGTCATTCTCATCGCTTCAACGCCCGCTTAAAGGATATTTCAATGCACT CACCTTTGTTGGATCAAATTCAAATCCCATTGGTCCCTCGTAAAAGTTATGCTCAGTATGGCATGGGAGGGCCCGAGATTTGGCGCGCTGAGCCTAGCGAGGAAGTCGACAAAGCATGGGAGCGCGTTACAGCTGAATATCTCTTCCCCGTCAAAGAGTCGGACATCAGAGCCATGAGAAAAGACCCCTCTGTAGTTGTTCCGATGCCTGACAGTTACAAGATCGATGGGGAGACCACGTACATGGCGAAGTCCGCAGTCTACCACAACATTCACTGTTTGGACTACATTCGGAAGGCAGTTTACCGCGACCATTACTACCCAAACGGTACTGATGACAATCCATTCCATGCCTATCATACAGCGCATTGTATCATGATTCTTTTTGAGCACTTGACGTGCTCGGGGGATCCTGGCGTATATCTCTATCGCTGGATGGAAGAATTCAATCGACCCATCGCCGACACAAACATCTGGCGTCAATGCTGGGATTTCGAGACCGTGATGGAAGAGCATAATGAAAGGGCAGTTAAGGACATGACTGAAACGGATGTTCGAAAACCTCAAGGCGTGAAGTCTGTGCCAGCTCCTGATGGCGTTATGAACATCATTAGGAACTACCAGAAAACACACCCTGACTACAATCCTGGACAGTAA
- a CDS encoding Putative cytochrome P450: MGLSFNTSPTVIEGVAIAHLPQRINLSSALPSYNGLTYSSIVVFIIGALLSGLTYSVIYNLCLSPIATVPGPLTAKLSPLWLMRAVRSQRLNHAIQRLHQKYGPVVRLSPNEVSFATIEAQNAIHRPGASAKQNVFFTKDGTLEAMMGKIIWPATNLLTATVPEEHSRLKRALQSAFTDRALHCQEPIQQRHTDHLVNQIAQASHRDCVINLTPHLSQTIWNIISDLSFGEPLLKDQLGKFERLKTAFCMASPLLEALQVLLAVPGAQTLVQAWVGIVPLLFWLPTNILPSSTLRKRHERQDKNEDFLTAIMRCRELGIRLTDKELQSNASLLVMVGYDTTATSLSATMNLLLRHPKRLAELKEELQQHYPSAADMDATSLGQLPMLNGCIQEALRLFPPANGKGTNRTSPGVSIDGVYIPQGINVSADMYTIQRSSLYWTRPDDFCPERWFNNGPGTEFANDIRSSHCPFLLGPRMCIGRAVALQSMRMVLAKIVHSFELQAAETYNWETDVSSSYLWTGYRCMARVAHGQTMH, encoded by the exons ATGGGGCTATCATTCAATACCAGCCCTACTGTCATCGAGGGAGTGGCGATCGCCCACCTCCCTCAGAGGATTAATCTATCATCAGCTTTACCTTCATACAATGGCCTTACCTATTCTAGTATCGTTGTGTTCATTATAGGAGCT CTTCTGTCCGGATTAACCTATTCAGTCATATACAACTTATGTCTTAGTCCAATTGCTACTGTCCCTGGCCCATTGACAGCAAAATTATCGCCA CTATGGTTGATGCGCGCTGTGCGTTCTCAGCGCCTCAATCATGCAATTCAAAGGCTTCACCAGAAATATG GCCCTGTTGTCAGACTGTCGCCGAATGAGGTCTCCTTTGCTACGATTGAAGCCCAAAACGCCATTCATAGACCCGGAGCTTCGGCCAAGCAAAACGTGTTCTTCACTAAAGACGGAACTCTGGAGGCGATGATGGGCAAGATCATCTGGCCTGCGACAAACCTACTCACAGCTACTGTGCCCGAGGAGCATTCACGGTTGAAAAGAGCCTTGCAATCAGCGTTTACTGATCGTGCGTTACATTGCCAGGAGCCGATTCAACAACGTCATACGGATCATTTGGTGAACCAAATTGCACAAGCATCCCACAGGGATTGTGTCATAAACTTGACACCTCATTTATCTCAGACGATATGGAACATCATCAGTGATTTATCCTTCGGAGAGCCTTTACTGAAAGATCAACTTG GAAAGTTCGAGCGACTCAAAACGGCCTTTTGTATGGCTAGCCCACTTCTCGAAGCTCTCCAAGTCCTACTAGCTGTACCGGGGGCTCAGACTCTAGTCCAAGCCTGGGTTGGCATAGTGCCACTCCTCTTCTGGCTCCCGACCAACATTCTGCCATCTTCCACACTGCGAAA AAGACATGAACGCCAAGACAAAAATGAGGACTTTCTAACCGCAATCATGAGATGTAGGGAGCTGGGCATCCGACTAACAGACAAGGAGCTTCAGAGCAATGCATCTCTCCTCGT CATGGTTGGCTACGACACTACTGCCACTTCACTGTCCGCTACTATGAACTTGTTATTGCGCCACCCGAAGCGTTTAGCAGAACTTAAAGAAGAGCTTCAGCAGCATTACCCTTCGGCTGCCGACATGGATGCAACATCCTTGGGCCAGCTCCCAATGCTAAATGGTTGTATACAAGAGGCACTTCGCCTATTTCCTCCTGCAAACGGCAAAGGCACCAATCGGACGTCACCGGGTGTCAGCATCGATGGCGTTTATATTCCTCAAGGCATAAATGTCTCTGCGGATATGTATACCATTCAGAGATCTTCATTGTACTGGACTCGACCAGATGACTTTTGTCCAGAGCGTTGGTTCAACAATGGCCCCGGCACAGAGTTTGCCAACGACATCCGCTCTTCACATTGCCCATTTCTCCTCGGTCCGCGAATGTGCATTGGGCGAGCTGTTGCACTACAGTCTATGAGGATGGTACTTGCAAAAATTGTGCACTCGTTCGAACTGCAAGCTGCCGAGACGTATAATTGGGAAACTGATGTTTCCAGCTCATATCTTTGGACAGGATACAGGTGCATGGCTCGAGTTGCACATGGCCAAACCATGCATTaa
- a CDS encoding Putative cytochrome P450 has protein sequence MHMLANSGFQIALGYVVRRRWKAFQDLVRYCLVNEKSKRMRNKYLANARQAASQRLQRGADVNRFDFFSHLLHEKAPEANIEFFASQGSTLVAAGTETTSTFMSALTYHLLQQPDCLKRLQDELRCTFRQHSEIDGESTKPLKYLNAVIEEGMRIFNPAAFGLPRVSPGANVTGEWIPKGTVIATATHVTSRDERWFCKAKEFHPERWLPADHPCYDATFDNDQKEASKPFSIGPRSCIGIHLSYMEVRICIAKLAWSFDWEQVNEGEDFVRDARLLGLWKASPFHVRYRPFHGFQV, from the exons ATGCACATGTTGGCTAACAGTGGGTTCCAGATTGCCCTAGGGTACGTGGTCCGTCGACGATGGAAGGCTTTCCAAGACCTCGTGAGGTATTGCCTCGTTAATGAGAAAAGCAAGAGGATGCGTAACAAGtacctcgccaacgcccgcCAGGCTGCTTCTCAGCGACTTCAGAGGGGTGCCGACGTCAATCGTTTCGATTTCTTCAGTCATCTACTGCATGAAAAGGCCCCAGAAGCCAACATTGAATTCTTCGCCTCGCAGGGTAGCACATTGGTTGCTGCTGGAACTGAAACGACATCCACCTTCATGTCCGCGCTCACGTACCATCTCTTGCAGCAGCCTGACTGCCTGAAGCGCCTTCAAGATGAGTTACGCTGCACGTTCCGACAGCACAGTGAGATCGACGGTGAATCTACAAAGCCACTGAAGTATCTTAATGCGGTGATAGAAGAGGGGATGCGCATTTTCAACCCTGCAGCCTTCGGGTTGCCTAGGGTTAGTCCAGGAGCCAATGTTACTGGAGAATGGATTCCGAAAGGG ACGGTTATAGCCACAGCAACTCATGTAACTTCTCGCGACGAGAGATGGTTCTGTAAAGCGAAAGAGTTTCATCCGGAAAGATGGCTTCCCGCGGATCACCCATGCTACGATGCCACATTCGATAATGACCAAAAAGAGGCTTCAAAGCCGTTCTCCATCGGCCCAAGGTCTTGCATTGGTATCCACTTGTCTTACATGGAGGTTCGAATATGTATTGCAAAGTTGGCCTGGAGCTTTGACTGGGAACAGGTCAACGAAGGCGAAGATTTCGTCAGAGATGCGCGCTTGTTAGGGCTTTGGAAGGCTTCTCCGTTCCACGTGCGTTATCGCCCGTTCCATGGGTTCCAAGTCTGA